The genome window ATAGCCAGCAACCTTGAAGAAAAGTAAacattatatttggatgaaCTCATAAAAACAAGATAAATCAATATTAAGATGATGAATTACCATAGCAATGATGGGTTTTGGGCAACGTTTCATTACAATCTGCATCATATTAACAATCAAGAGATTAAGTTAGTTCAATACCATACTTTAATGAGTTTGATATATCATATTTACCTGAAAATCTAGAACATTGAGTCTGCCAAAGCTGTCATGATCCACATAACCTTCCTTCCCTCTCATTTTCTGATCCCCACCACTGCAAAATGCCTCATTGCCCTGTTTTAGAAGAATTTCAGTTTTGTTTGTTTAAGGAATGGGAAACTCAACTGTTCATCTCATAATCTTGTCTCAAGAACATTCAATGGgctattcatatatatatgtaaataccTTTCCGGTTAAAATGATAACTCCAATGGTAATATCGTCTCTTGCATCGTTCAAAGCACGAGTAAGCTCCTTAATCGTTTGGGGACGGAAAGCATTTCTCCTCTCCGGTCTGTTAATAGTGAGCTACAGAAATAAACCGCAGCAAATCAGCAAATGAATGTGTATATTATTATTCCGATCGATCAAATACCTTTGCAATTCCTTCACCGACAGCTTTCTCGTAGATAATGTCGGTCCATTGTTTGCCGACTTCGTCGGTCGGGATGTTCTTCCAGACAGGTTTGTGAGTCGGGACTTGGCCGTGAACACGATTGTAACTATCGTTCGTCACAGAAATGCACCTCTGATGACCGATGAAGCCGCCAGTGCTGGGAGGGGCGGGGACTGATGAGTCCATATGGCCGGAGATTGAATCCAATCTTCTTTGAGCGTTCTCCATTTCTGTGTTGAATTTTGTTGAAGGTAGAGAGAGAACTGGAGAATGGAGCGGGTGCTAGATGAGAGATTTGGATGGGATTATTATAAGAGAAGGACGCAAGAGTGAGCTGTGTGCATGACCACGCAGCCATGGAGAATCGGATATGACTTCAATTGTCCGAATTTCAACAACAGTCCGCCATAaccatatttttcaaaacaataatttagTTAGGTATGGAAAATAAGTTGAGGGAGATGATGAAAAGGATATTCAGAAATtgctatttatttatattcatttagtttttagtttaagattttttttctttaaataatgtgatttttataacggttaaaaataaaataattattattttttagattgaatatatatagaaattcataaattaatattcgATTATTCAATAAACTctctaagataatatttttggtcGGTCCCGACTCGGAGATAGAgtgctaaattaataattcgctaaaattataagataatacatttttgataatttatttagaccccatataaaatataaattaataattctttatatataatatattacatgaatgatttatgaaggtttcttgaaaaatgactcaattgtcttttgttttttgttgaaatcaatttACCCTTGAATGTCGTCTCTAATTTTCCTTAGCATGATAAGAACTTCTGGTGTTGTTTTctcaaagttaaaaaaaaattgttcaatgtgATTTCCGTTTTAATAGTTTCGTTTCGCGAAGGGGCTCCATTGTAgaactttcatcatcttcttcatcgatATCATCTTTATTAATTCCAACTAAgtattttagtataaattaataaaatattaattaatatataaattaataattattaatttatcaattaattaataactcttttaattaataaattttggtcgttccaagtttatttttttatagagttTTTactgtatatatttttaaaattaaggatACCATCATAACACTTCACAGCCATGTCGCCGTGacttttttttgtcttttaagtCACTTTTACTACTGGGCTACTTTGGTGGAtgtaatttatgatttttttttaatttaatacatttaaaaaaaatacaattatcattaattcaaataaagagttacatttataaaaaaataactaaatataaaatttagatgttaaataatattaggAAAATTCACGTGCGATGCacatatacaaaatataaataaaataaatttaataaaaaattaataataatatgtattcaatgtttaaaattcttaataaatcacgaatattatatatattaaaataaaaaatagaacgctctcatttcacattttattcatttcggtaaaacaacttattttctcacatatcccatcacatattttttccgaatgaacctCTTATTTCGTGACCtaacactttcactttggtcaatcaaatatttgattcatatttttttaaccacttttaaTTGATACTGACATATTATATCTTAGTaaaccacatcacaatcacacttagttaaatgttgtacttgttttgttaggttgcaagttcgaaacatacatataatatttttaattttatttttaaccgttttaaatttatggggttaacccacaatcagactcaagtatccatttactctcacatatatatctaaatgaaccacaactctcgacccggcaatgcgaacactttaaaaattaagcattattaaatatatatatatatataaattacttagttaaaaatttgaacttatattattaaaatgtcgcgcgttcatctaatttggtgttaatttaaaatataaagtgttattagcctagttggttaaagggttgtactttttttgttaggttacaagtttgaaacatacatatagcatttttaattttatttttaaccgttttaagtttatgagcgagtcaacccacattacgacccaaatatccacttactctcacatatatattcaaattaaccacaactctcgacccagaaatcttgacactttaaaaattaaacatcattatatatatatatagattagttaattaaaaagttgaacttatattcttaaaatgtaacgcgttcatctaatttggtgttgaatttaaaatataaagtgttattaacttagtcggttaaagagttgtacttgttttgttaggttgcaagtttgaaacatacatataacatttttaattttatatttaaccattttaagtttatgggcggatcaacccaaaatctgacccaagtatcacagtactctcacatatatatatctaaattaaccataactctctaCTCGTCAATcctgacactttaaaaattaagcataattatatatatagattagttagttaaaaagttgaacttatattgttaaaatatcgcGCGTTCATCTagtttggtgttgaatttaaaatataaaatgttattagcctagttggttaaaggttgtacttgttttgttaggttgcaaggttgaaacataaatatatcattttaattttatatttaactgttttaagtttatggtcgAGTCatcccataatccgacccaagtattcatttactctcacataaatatccaaattaaccaaaactTTCGACTCGGCAATTTAGaccctttaaaaattaagcatcattatatatatagattagttggttaaaaattgaacttatattgttaaaatgtcccgcgctCATTTTATTTggtgtagaatttaaaatataaagtgttattagcctaattggttaaagggttgtacatTTTTTgctaagttgcaagttcgaaacgtacatatagaatttttaattttatttttaaccgttttaagtttatgggcgggtcaacccacaatccgacccaaatattcatttactcacacatatatatccaaataaacATAGCTCTTGGCCCGACAATcctgacactttaaaaattaagcatcattatatatagattagttagttaaaaagttgaacttatattattaaaatatcgcGCGtttatctaatttggtgttgaatttaaaatataaagtgttattagcctagttggttaaagggttgtacttgttttgttaggttgcaaatttgaaatatacatatagtatttttaattttatttttaaccgttttaagtttatgggcgagtcaacccacaattcgatccaaatatcaatttactctcacatatatatctaaattcaGCTCTCGACTCAACAATTcagaaactttaaaaattaagcaccattatatatatatatatatattagttagttaaaaagttgaacttttattgttaaaatatcacgcattcatttaatttggtgtagaatttaaaatatgaagtgttattagtttagttagttaaaggattatacttattttgttatgttgtaagttcgaaatatacatataacatttttatttttaaccgtttaaatttatgggcgggtcaacccacagtccgacccaagtatccatttactctcacatatatatcaaaattagaacagttctcgacccggtaatccaaacactttaaaaattaaacatcgttatatatatatatataaattagttagttaaaaagttgaacttatattgttaaaatgttgcgcgttcatctaatttggtgttgaatttaaaatataaagtgttattagtctagatggttaaagagttgtatttgtttcgTTAGGTTGCAAGcttgaaatatacatatatcatttttaattttatgtttaaccgttttaagttaatgggagggtcaacccactatccgacccaattatccatttactctcacatatatatctaaattaaccacaactctcgacccgacaatctgaacactttaaaaattaaatatcattatatatatatatatattagttatttaaaaagttgaacttatattgttaaaatgtcacgcgttcatctaaattggtgttgaatttaaaatataaagtgttattgcCTACtttgttaaagggttgtacttattttattaggttggaaatttgaaacatacatatatcatttttaattttatttttaaccgttttaagtttatgggcgactcaagtatctatttactctcacatatatattcaaattaaccacaactctcgacccgaaaatccggacattttataaattaagcatcattatatatatagattagttagttaaaaagttgaacttatttttaaaatgttgcGCGTTCATCTTATTTGGtgtttattttaacatataaagtgttattagtctagttggttaaagtgttgtacttgttttgttaggttgaaagttcaaaacatacatataatattttaattttattttaaccgttttaaatttatgggcgagtcaacccacaatccgacccaagtattcatttactctcatatatatattcaaattaaccacagctctcgacccgacaatccggacactttaaaaattatgcatcattatatatatatataaattagttagttaaaaaattgaacttatattgataaaatgtaacgcgttcatctaattttgtgttgaatttaaaatataaagtgttattagcttagttggttaaagagttgtacttgtttttttaggttgcaagtttgaaacatacctataacatttttaattttatatttaaccattttaaatttatgggcgggtctacccacaatccgaccaaatatccatttattctcacatatatatccaaattaaccacagctttcgacccgacaatccggatactataaaaattaagcatcattatatatatagattacaaatatacattaattaaaattataataaagaatatcaaaaaatcttgtaatttttttaaggtGTCTTCAAAGATATGTAACAATGACTGATAAAGTATAGAAAATCGAACAAATCAATTATACGGTATCAAAAGAATTTCTACAAATATTCAGAgcgataataaaaattatcattgtCCGATGATTGTAAATAATGCCAAAAAGAGAGAAGTTAAGTGATAACTGACCATCTAAATATATGATCAAAGAAGtgaaaaaatcataaaaacaataaaaagatACAGGTAAGAGGACCTCTAactgaaattatgttttattgactctttattattatttgacaaTAAAAAACAACTCAAAATAGATAATTTTCTCTCATTTGTTACTAAAGATGGGACAAACACAGACTCGAAAAATAACCAGTAAGCAATCGAAGGGTATAAGCAGCAaaacctatcaacaaataatattattattcagaTTATAAAAAATCGGATAAAAATCGAATATGAGTAACaaaatgtcacatcaaacaaaacacaacaccaactcaaatataagtaatgataaaaaaacGAGACAACCTccaatgttaaaaaaaataattgagagaaGTAAAAAACACATTTCAACTCTTTGAGAAGTATactttttagagaaaaaaattagtggagtgaaatatacatataattataaatattttctcttaaatTAAGATTTCACAATTGAGAGTTATGAAggtgaatttatatatatatatatatagttatgaGGTTTCATgtgtaattatataaaatataaagtagatagatattagatataaaattatttttgagtgAAGGATGAGCAATCACAAGAAAGTTGgatatgtatgttttttttttgttttgttacaAGAATGTTAGGTATGTATTTATAAGGTAAACAAGTGTATAGTTgtatactttattattataacaatttaattcaaaaaagttgaataaattttatagtttatcctatttatatattgaatggcatttaaactatttttattttaaaaaaactttctaaaacaataaatataaaggtTGAAacttatatatacttaattttcataaatcatataaaataactcattGAGATATTTAAAGtgtcaaaattcaattttaatttcacttagaaatatcttaaattaaaataagttcatGTCTATGGCATATTCATTAtgcaaacattttaaattaaaataataaaaataaatcaacacCGTAAACACTAAAATTATACAcatccaatttataaaatttaaataactattttgattattttttaataaataaatcaaaataattaaaccctaaggacaaaacctaattaaacaattaattattgtaataattaaatctaaattaattaaagataatgacaaaataaataaataaaataatttaggataaatgttatacccattttatctcaaattaatttttaaaaaatcaaagggattaaaaaaaaataatttaggataaatgttatatttattttatcccaaataaattatttattaaaacaaaaaaataaaaaataaatgtcatatttattttaaatatatattttttattttaaagatttaaaaatataaccaaaagggtgaaagaaaaattaatttcaaataaactcttaaggttttaaataaaaataaaatatgtaatcgggtgtagccgtaATTCGGGAGAATAGCTACAGCCGAAACCGCGACCATCATATAAGCACTAGATTTTTATCCAACGCCTAGGAGTTGCCCGCATCGCCCGTTATAGTGAAAGGAGCGCGCATCCGCATAGTAATGAATCGCCTAATGCGTCGTTAGCTGAAACGCGATGGAACGCCCGAAAGGCAACGACGTGCTGACAAAATGCCAACATAACGCTCTGCATCCGCAATTTTTCCTGAAACGAATTTGTTTCATCCCTGGATCAACGTCTTCATCGCAACGCTAGATGGATAACCATCCgcatctattttttatttttcaaagatggaatttCATCATTTATAGATGGATTGACTTCATTCTTAaactgaaatgatcaccctacttcggtgatcatttcccaTAAGCCTAGGATTGCTATCATGGCCTATGCCGACGACTGATCAGAAGAATAGCCAAAACACCATAAGTGGTGTTTAACTAATTCAAGTACACTTGGCTTATCAATTAACTTCAGGATGCTATAAATAGCCTCATTTGATAATTCTGAAGCTAAGATATAACATCTCAAACTCTCAATCGAAAGATTTCAAAAATCCATCATTAAAGCTCAAAGCTTCTAAGTTTTCATATCACGACTTAAAACTTggatttaaattcaacaccaaatttaatgaacgtgggacattcttaacaatataagttaacctttttaactaactaatatatatatatataataataatacttaatttgaaagtgtatggattgtcgggtcaagagttgtggttaaattagatatatatgtgagagtaaatggatatttgggtcggattgtgggttgacccgcccatgaacttaaaacggttaaaaataaaattgaaaataatataattatgtttcaaacttgcaacctaacaaaataagtaaatcatttaaccaactaggttaataagacattatattttaaattcaacaccaaattttataaatgtgtgatattcttaaaaatataagttcaattttttaaataactaatatatatatatatataataataatgcttaattcaAAATGTCTAGATTGTAgggtcgagagctatgattaatttggaaatataaatgtgagagtaaatggatacttggttcGGATTTTGAGTTGACTCggccataattttttttttgaattaaaggagaactaacatgacaaCCCACATACATGGttccccgcttaaactcaaagcgcttccaGATCCCGGACATAAACTTAAAAGgccaaaactaaaattaaaaatgatatatgtaattttcgaacttacaatcgaacaaaacaattacaaccttttaacaaactatttaattcattcatataatatatataataaaccttaatagtgaaaaaaaaagtttagttaaatttatgttttattttaataataaatctaaattactaaaattcaaaatttattttaaaaaataataaaaaaattaacattaatagtataataataattcattcaaatgtatatataataaaccttaataaaaaaattaattaattttaaaaataaatatttaatttaaatatattaaaataataagtattttttaattgttagtcacataaattatatattcataaacaaaattataaatataaaatgacaaTTTTAACTGGTTTAATGGTTGAAGTTTTAATGCTACATAATAGATGGTTAGATGTGAATGATATTGATTAAAATTTGCGATAAATTGGTGGGTGGGTAAATGCAATCCGGAtattctgctaccgattccCGTGTTCCcttgttgcggaccaatcaaattgcagaattattattatattaataaatcaatctgggtaggagatTACAAATATACATTAACCCTTGTAAACCCCCAAACCCActcatgagaagaccgtttgcctgtcatggaaatacactAACTCTTgtatgtaaataccaaaattaacttgaattttatatttcatttttttaaatattaattcaatttattaaaaatgacatgcagcgagaaatcttcgcttcaattacttaactcttatttttattttttttatgtaatttgttTTACGAGGAGACGCTAAGGAGCGAcgcttaaattatttttaacctgaccttcatgtaaaaccccctaccctcccatgagaagaccgtttatCTCTCATGTAAGTACACTGACtcatgtatgtaaagaccaagaATTTAATacttctatttattaaatattaaataagtttatttgacATGACATGCAgagaagaaatcttcgcttcaattacttatttttatattttaatttctttatgaaATGTTACGAGCATACGATTtgcattattaaatattaattaaatttattaaaaataatatgcagcgaataaatattcgcttcgattacttcattttagttttaattttttttttgtaatttttatttaagaggaGATGATTTGGAGCGATGAAATATTCgcttaaattacataatttaatatttaaaaaaaattcaattttaaatttacgaggagacggtttaaagcgaataaatcttcgcttcaattatttttaacctaacgttcatgtaaaacccctcccctcccatgagaagaccgtttacctctcatgtaaatacacttaatgAGCGAAATTACATGCaacgaataaatcttcgcttcaattacttatttttatatttaaaataatttatgaatttttttacgaGGATACGATATAGAACGAATatttcttcgcttcaattacttatttttataattacaatttcccgctacaatcccACTCTTCATTTttataagcaactgttcatattcttctctctttaTCTCCTGGCGATCATCAAATATTCAACGTTGAAACCCTAGAGATTTCTTctattctacaaggatttcttctgaaaatgttagaaaaccaaggcaacaacatggaagtggataccttcgactcccgagaggtcgtcttgtcAGTTTGTaacaacataaacaaaaatgaaaccGCCCTTAATCCTgtatccaacgtcaatcccggcaataaaccaaagaggtaggttaatcttattgtgtttatatattttctactaATTTTATACCCGTTGATTctatttatttagttgaatactgatttatgttATCCCACtaaaaataatgacttcgaggtttaacTTGcttacatatgaaaggaagagaaagagaaatacGAAGACGAACACAAAGACGAATACGAAGTCATCGACTAATCAGTTTTCACAGTTgttgtcgaagctactgatattgctgcaggtactacacatgttgatgagattttaccaccacattttccccccaaaaaacCAATGTTATTCCTACATCCACTCCActagtcgatgaagagttacaaGCACcaccccagaaaccactaatattgcTCCATCTACTACACCAGTCGATGAAGATTTAccaccatctccccaaaaaaccaaaaccatcaaaaaaaggaaagtggcatttctaacaagatcatcccTTCATGGACTTTATCAAATGATTCCTAAATTAAGCGTAGAATAGAGGGAAGATGTGAagcaaatcgggtttggttctcttcttacattggGTGTCTCCACTTGCCCGGGGCATTTTTCGAGACACGTAATCAAatcttttgacccggataagagttctctagTATTGGCCTACGGTGAGGAGATCCTTATCGATAAAGATCTCGTCCaactcgtgatgaacctcccgaGAGGGCCAATGAACGTAGTTGAGTTTGCTGGGGgagacaagactaaggaccctgatttttttaatttcttgagggattggaagaccagatggaccggggaagactcaaaagctcctaaaacactttctatgatacccaagatattaagtaacacaaatGCAGACAGCAATTTTAAAATCgactttgttgtctcaagttttttatgtccagttcaaaattcacgagccaggtaaacatgtattcaaacctattatatatctaattgtatttgtgattactcacacatgtattttattcaattcaggttcaaaattctcaaattcttaatgaatgttgataacataaaggagctgaactggtgccacttcacactacaacgattggttgaaagtgtaagaagttggaaagaaaaagaaagtaaagataaaaatccatattttgatggacctctaacccttttattggtaaataattcctctcttgtatatgatttataattataggtatcaaatatttactaacatgtttcccattcctttactccagatttgctacctagatggtgtttttgtggaaggtgtacGCCAGCCTTATGAAAGGAAATTTCCATTCatctcttgttgggatgacATCACATTGTTAGAGTTTACCACCTTAGAAGCTCGTGTCGGgggttttgggctgggcagggcaagggcgcgcctagcagaTAAAGAACATGAGAATCCAGTTCATTTGGTGGAAGTAAATGAAGACGGtgatgaggtatgtggaaacaagaaattgactcaCATTTGTCTATAATTTCTTGTTTTCGAgactaataaaatatgtttttcataatctacagatgttgacatctaaaatcctgcaaacttttaaagatacaacCCAACAGcttaattacctatcaggggagttggagaaacgcaacatcgatccgaaacCTTTTTTTAGGCTggtttcctgaacctaagagagtctgaagggttcatgaaacacttgaaggtggtgaatgATGCTGAGGTTCGTGTAAGTGGGGAAGATCCTCCAAGTGAGGCACATGGGGACACTTTAGAGAgtgcgggcttgaaaatcaGTAGTCCCCTGGTTGAATACACCTGTGAGAATGCAGTTGAGGAGAATCAAGATAATCTATCACCCCGTACAACACCGAATGATATTGAGAATTCAGTTGAGCACAATGAAGATaatcagtcactccctgttcaaccgaaagatcttgaggatgcagttctgcacaatgaagatcagtcactccctgttcaaccgaaagatcttgaggatgcagttctacacaatgaagatcaatcactccctgttcaacagaaagatcttgaggatgcagttctgcacaatgaagatcaatcactccctgttcaacaaaaagatcttgaggatgcagttctgcccA of Impatiens glandulifera unplaced genomic scaffold, dImpGla2.1, whole genome shotgun sequence contains these proteins:
- the LOC124918092 gene encoding 1,4-dihydroxy-2-naphthoyl-CoA synthase, peroxisomal-like — translated: MENAQRRLDSISGHMDSSVPAPPSTGGFIGHQRCISVTNDSYNRVHGQVPTHKPVWKNIPTDEVGKQWTDIIYEKAVGEGIAKLTINRPERRNAFRPQTIKELTRALNDARDDITIGVIILTGKGNEAFCSGGDQKMRGKEGYVDHDSFGRLNVLDFQIVMKRCPKPIIAM